The Methylocaldum marinum genome includes the window GTACGGTTGTCCTTCGTAATCCGGGCATCGGTGAAGGCATAGCTGGCGATGACGCTGGCGTGATCCGTGATCTGGCCGGTTACGTCGAGTTCGATACCCTGGCTGCGCTGCCGGCCGATCGCCACGCGGTCGTCGGGATCAGCCGTCGTCAGGTCGGGCGTGAGCAGGTTGTCCTTGGTGATGTGGTAGTAGGCTAAAGTGGCTATCAGGCGCTCATCGAACAGAGCGGTCTTGATGCCCGCTTCGAATTGCTCGCCGGTTTGCGGATCAAACGGCTTCCCGGTTGCGGATATCCCAGCGTTGTTGGCGCCGAGCGAGGTCGTCCAATTGCCGTAAACGCCCAGCCACTGCCAAGGCTGGTAGAGAATGCCCACGCGGGGGCTGAATCCGTCGTCTTTCCGGATGGTGTCGGGCAGGTTTTTGTCGGCCGCCGAGAAGGAGCTGCCCCGGCCTCTTCCCGTTTCGATCCAGTCGTAACGGCCACCACCCATGATATGCAGCTTGTCCCACAAGGTGATGTGGTCCTGGAAATAAACGCCGTGCCATTCGTCTTTGATTACCGAGCGGTTATTCGCAAATTCCGTCTCCAATACGGCGCTGTCAAATACGGCTTTGTCGATTCCATAACTGGGCGAAGGGTCGAATATGTTGATCGCCAGCGCCGGGTTGGGGGTGTTGTAAAATCCTTGGGTGCGGTATTGGGTGAAGGACCGGAAATAGTCGTATCCCACCAGGACCTCGTGTTGAGTCGGGCCGATCCGGAACTTGCCGGTCAGATCGAGGTTGGTGGTGTAGCCCTCGCTATCGTATCGCTGGAAAAAGACATTGCGCTGCAGGATGCCGGTAGCGGGATTCAACGCATTTCCAAAGGCCGGCGTAGGGTTGAGAAAGGTTTCGTCTCCATGACCGAAATTGGCGAGGAATCGGTTATGGATGGCCCAGTTCTCGTTGAACCGATGGTTGATTTCGGTACCCAGCAACACCCTGGAAATGTTGTCCAACGGGTCGTTGGGATCGCCGAAGGCGCGCCTTATCGGGATGTCCGCGGGGCGCTTGCCGATGACGGGCACGCCATAATCGCCTTGGTAGTCCTGATCGAGCCCTTCGATGTTGAGGGTGAAATCCGTCGATTCGGTGGGCCGCCAGGTGATGCTGGGATAGACCATGATTCTGTCATTGGAACCGAAATCCCGAAACGATTCGTTGTTCTGGTAGGAACCGGCGAAGCGATACAGCAAGGTCTTGTCATCGGTGATCGGGCCGGTCGCGTCCCATTCGGTGCGGTAAAAATCGTACGAGCCGAACCGTTGTTCCAGGGAGTAATAAGGTATGTCGAGCGCCCTTTTGGTCGTGATATGGATCAAGCCGCCGGGCTCCGTGCGACCGAACAGGACCGATGCCGGCCCCTTGAGCACGTCGACGCTTTGCAGATTGGCCGTATCGAATTCGGAACGAAAACCGCTCGGTATGGACATCAAGCCGTTGCGGTAGATCAAGGGATTGCGAAACCCGCGGACGATGAAACCACCGGTCGCGCCAAGGGAAGACTGAGGACGAACCCCGCTGACGTTTTCCAGTGCGTCCGTAATCCGCGTGGTTTTCTGATCCTCCATCACCGCTCGCGGTACTACCTGTATCGACACCGGCGTCTCCATGATCGGCGTGTCGGTCTTGGTGGCCGGAAATGTATCGGAAACGGTGTAGGTCTTGTCGTAGGGATCGGTCGGATCGTAATCCGCCTCCGCGTTGTCGACCACAGTGACCTTGTCCAGCGCCAGCATTTCGCCTCCTAGGGCGGAAGAGTCGTCACGGGCGGTTTTCTCGATCGTATAAGACCCTTGGCCGCTCGGGCGGGCGCTCAGGCCGCTGCCGTCGAGCAGTTTCCGCAGACCTTCCCGGGGCCCATAGGTGCCGGAAAGTCCTTGGGTTTTGAGGCCACGGGTCAAGGCGCTGTCGTAGACGAGCTGCACGCCGCTGGCTTCGGCGAAGCGGTTCAGGGCGGAGGCCAAAGGGCCCGGTGCGATGGCATAGGTTTGTCGAGTGCCGGTGACGGGCGGTTCGGCGGCCAGGCTCGGCGTGCCGCCCTGGAAACACGCCACGGCGGTTGAAAGTATCGCGGCGAATGGTCCACCGCAGCGGTTTAGTCTCCCTTGCTCCGAGCGTTTGTCGGACTGTTTCTGTGTCATGGTTCCCCCGAGTTGCGTCTATCGTTTTGTTTCCGCCGCAGTGGGCGGCTTCCTTTGGTATGACGCGGAGCTCGGGGAAATCCGGAAGTCGAAAATCGACTTTTCGTAGCCCGCATGCAGCGTAGCGGAATGCGGGCAATCCGAAACTTCGATCATCCCGGATTCCGCAGGCTTCATCCGGGCTACGTTGGCATGAATCACTCCGGATTTCGTTCACTCCATCCGGGCTACACTGGCGGACGGTCACGGATGCAGCAAGATCAGGTAATCGGTAAACCGGGTGATTTTAAGCCCCAAGGAATTCTCCAGCGCGGCGATGACGCCGGCGGGATCATCGGTG containing:
- a CDS encoding TonB-dependent siderophore receptor, producing MTQKQSDKRSEQGRLNRCGGPFAAILSTAVACFQGGTPSLAAEPPVTGTRQTYAIAPGPLASALNRFAEASGVQLVYDSALTRGLKTQGLSGTYGPREGLRKLLDGSGLSARPSGQGSYTIEKTARDDSSALGGEMLALDKVTVVDNAEADYDPTDPYDKTYTVSDTFPATKTDTPIMETPVSIQVVPRAVMEDQKTTRITDALENVSGVRPQSSLGATGGFIVRGFRNPLIYRNGLMSIPSGFRSEFDTANLQSVDVLKGPASVLFGRTEPGGLIHITTKRALDIPYYSLEQRFGSYDFYRTEWDATGPITDDKTLLYRFAGSYQNNESFRDFGSNDRIMVYPSITWRPTESTDFTLNIEGLDQDYQGDYGVPVIGKRPADIPIRRAFGDPNDPLDNISRVLLGTEINHRFNENWAIHNRFLANFGHGDETFLNPTPAFGNALNPATGILQRNVFFQRYDSEGYTTNLDLTGKFRIGPTQHEVLVGYDYFRSFTQYRTQGFYNTPNPALAINIFDPSPSYGIDKAVFDSAVLETEFANNRSVIKDEWHGVYFQDHITLWDKLHIMGGGRYDWIETGRGRGSSFSAADKNLPDTIRKDDGFSPRVGILYQPWQWLGVYGNWTTSLGANNAGISATGKPFDPQTGEQFEAGIKTALFDERLIATLAYYHITKDNLLTPDLTTADPDDRVAIGRQRSQGIELDVTGQITDHASVIASYAFTDARITKDNRTLNGVVRGYEGNRLTNVPEHAASLWIKYDVNGYEAPEGWSFGVGGVLAGQREGDVENSLQLPGYVRMDAFAAYRLKVGPTRVTTQFNIRNLLDKRYYESTDPDINVSPRLGVYPGAPLTAVGSVRVEF